In Buchnera aphidicola (Schlechtendalia peitan), one genomic interval encodes:
- the ispF gene encoding 2-C-methyl-D-erythritol 2,4-cyclodiphosphate synthase, with translation MRIGQGFDVHAFGGVKPLIIGGVTIPYICGLIAYSDGDVVIHAVIDSLMGAIAMGDIGSIFPNTDKKYENINSRILLKKVWKIISQKGYILSNIDIIVIAELPKMTIYRNEMRRNIAMDLVCSINNVSVKFTTTERLGFIGRQEGIACKSIVMLDLNVDK, from the coding sequence ATGAGAATTGGACAGGGTTTTGATGTTCATGCATTTGGAGGTGTAAAGCCTTTAATTATTGGGGGAGTCACTATTCCTTATATATGTGGTTTGATTGCATATTCTGATGGAGATGTTGTAATTCATGCTGTAATTGATTCGTTAATGGGTGCTATAGCAATGGGGGATATCGGTTCAATATTTCCAAATACTGATAAAAAATATGAGAATATTAATAGTCGAATTTTGTTAAAAAAAGTATGGAAAATTATTTCACAAAAAGGATATATATTATCTAATATTGATATAATAGTAATTGCAGAATTGCCGAAAATGACAATATATAGGAATGAAATGAGAAGAAATATCGCTATGGATCTTGTTTGTTCTATTAATAATGTAAGTGTTAAATTTACTACTACCGAACGATTGGGATTTATTGGAAGACAAGAGGGGATAGCATGTAAATCTATTGTTATGTTAGATTTGAATGTAGATAAATAA
- the ispD gene encoding 2-C-methyl-D-erythritol 4-phosphate cytidylyltransferase, translating into MNTISSLRATAIAIIPAAGVGSRMSLNIPKQYIKVQGYTILEHSIKFFLSHKNITKIIIVLNKRDVFFRKLSISSHPRVFSVIGGKLRVHSVLAGLLVAHDSDWVVIHDAVRPCLCMKDLNKIMSLMNTSELGGILATPISNTIKYSIDSSQIFCTINRNQLWNALTPQCFPSKLLLVCLQKVIHERIDVTDEASALEYNGYYPQLVQGSSKNIKITYPEDIIFLNFYLKKYYKRIRL; encoded by the coding sequence ATGAATACAATTAGTTCGTTACGTGCTACAGCTATTGCTATTATTCCTGCAGCTGGAGTTGGTAGTAGAATGTCATTGAATATTCCAAAACAATATATAAAAGTACAGGGATACACTATTCTTGAACATAGTATTAAATTTTTTCTGTCACATAAAAATATAACTAAGATAATAATTGTTTTAAATAAGAGAGACGTTTTTTTTAGAAAATTATCTATTTCTTCTCATCCACGTGTATTTTCTGTAATTGGAGGTAAACTTCGAGTTCATTCTGTATTAGCTGGATTATTAGTAGCACATGATTCAGATTGGGTAGTTATTCATGACGCTGTTAGACCATGTTTATGTATGAAAGATTTAAATAAAATTATGTCTTTAATGAATACTAGTGAACTTGGTGGAATATTAGCTACCCCAATATCTAATACTATTAAATATAGTATAGATAGTTCTCAAATTTTTTGTACTATTAATCGTAATCAGTTATGGAACGCGTTGACTCCTCAATGTTTTCCTTCAAAATTATTACTTGTTTGTTTACAAAAAGTTATTCATGAAAGGATAGATGTCACTGACGAAGCGTCTGCTCTGGAATATAATGGATATTATCCGCAATTAGTACAAGGGAGTAGTAAGAATATAAAAATAACTTATCCAGAAGATATTATTTTTCTCAACTTTTATTTAAAAAAATATTATAAGAGAATAAGGTTATGA
- a CDS encoding septum formation initiator family protein, translating to MIISKIGLVTLLLWLHTNFFLGKHGLCDYIKLYKQNLQKKENIFYLSKRNLKLSSEIRYWNFNDELKEEYARSTLGMIKKGETFYRIITNDHVSSGI from the coding sequence ATGATAATTTCAAAAATAGGATTAGTAACATTATTATTATGGTTACATACAAATTTTTTTCTAGGAAAACATGGTTTGTGTGACTATATAAAGTTATATAAACAAAATTTGCAAAAAAAAGAAAATATATTTTATCTCTCAAAACGTAATTTAAAATTATCTTCAGAAATACGATATTGGAATTTTAATGATGAATTAAAAGAAGAGTATGCAAGAAGCACCTTAGGTATGATAAAAAAAGGTGAGACTTTTTATAGAATTATAACTAATGATCATGTTAGTAGTGGTATTTGA